A portion of the candidate division WOR-3 bacterium genome contains these proteins:
- a CDS encoding tetratricopeptide repeat protein: protein MFSCGYRAYFNTYYNAKKYYNTALKMRREAALAGRDTLLVGIIELDSAIIRCGKIVKYYSSSPFVDDALFMMGNSFLLKGEYQLAIKKFEEIYQYYPASPFTPRAYLNSGVAYTLKGEYEIALGQFVKAYMTEDKGVMPEALFNEIKVYVLSEEYNIALSKIGEFKEKFTRSSFYILVLLEESEIYFQNEDWINLLDLQEEIHEVVDEKNFSLYLKTNLRFAQALRYLGRLDEAIDVLRALRAKMGPGTKDAEVAIEIAHCLREKNNFQEALSICDEIVKTYPRTTEAAKALYLAGEIYEENLSDFKKAKEFFDESRMSNPDDITAAMAMRRAASLDRIFIYESQVETMSFQGRDTIEFLLAELYTFELKNTVLGEQKLLQVIDNYSESEYYPKALLLYANILGDKGENVKADSIFRLVIELFPSTEYSQYAYNKLLYADTSTTQEE, encoded by the coding sequence ATGTTTTCCTGCGGATACAGGGCTTATTTTAACACATACTACAACGCGAAAAAATACTACAACACGGCTCTGAAAATGCGCAGAGAAGCCGCTCTTGCCGGCAGGGATACTTTGTTGGTGGGGATAATCGAACTAGATTCGGCGATTATAAGGTGCGGGAAAATAGTTAAATACTATTCTTCGAGCCCTTTTGTGGATGACGCGCTTTTCATGATGGGGAATTCGTTTCTTTTGAAAGGCGAATACCAGCTGGCAATCAAGAAATTCGAGGAGATCTACCAGTATTATCCGGCAAGCCCTTTTACCCCGAGAGCTTACTTGAATTCAGGCGTTGCATACACCCTTAAAGGCGAATATGAAATCGCCCTCGGGCAGTTTGTCAAAGCTTATATGACAGAAGATAAAGGAGTGATGCCGGAAGCTCTTTTTAATGAAATCAAGGTGTATGTTCTTTCCGAAGAGTACAACATCGCTCTGAGCAAGATCGGCGAGTTCAAGGAAAAGTTTACTAGAAGTTCTTTTTACATTCTCGTTTTACTCGAAGAGTCCGAGATATATTTTCAGAACGAAGACTGGATAAATCTTCTCGACCTGCAGGAAGAAATTCACGAAGTCGTAGATGAGAAGAATTTTTCTCTCTACCTTAAGACGAACCTCAGATTCGCGCAGGCCCTGAGATATTTGGGCAGGCTCGACGAGGCAATAGATGTACTTCGCGCCCTCAGGGCAAAGATGGGTCCCGGGACAAAAGACGCCGAAGTCGCTATAGAAATTGCTCATTGTCTGAGGGAGAAAAATAACTTTCAGGAAGCGTTGTCCATTTGCGATGAGATTGTCAAAACTTACCCCCGAACTACTGAAGCCGCAAAAGCTCTCTACCTTGCTGGAGAGATTTACGAAGAAAACCTTTCCGACTTCAAAAAAGCAAAAGAATTCTTCGATGAATCGCGAATGTCCAACCCCGACGATATCACCGCCGCCATGGCTATGAGAAGGGCGGCTTCTCTCGACAGGATTTTCATCTACGAGTCGCAGGTTGAAACAATGTCCTTCCAGGGAAGAGACACCATTGAATTTCTTCTCGCCGAACTCTACACATTCGAACTTAAAAACACAGTCCTGGGGGAGCAAAAACTTCTGCAAGTCATTGACAATTATTCCGAATCCGAATATTACCCGAAAGCCCTTCTCCTGTACGCCAACATTCTCGGCGACAAGGGTGAAAATGTCAAAGCGGATTCGATATTCAGACTCGTAATAGAGTTGTT